A region of Vanessa cardui chromosome 1, ilVanCard2.1, whole genome shotgun sequence DNA encodes the following proteins:
- the LOC124534628 gene encoding uncharacterized protein LOC124534628 → MRLFRGPKRREVTGPQGATSPRGDLAAHTPHNYTLVTALPAMVMEDDVNDMKKVFTTWGRRMGKKLDMLKKADIKEPSEELEKNGNVNDDSSVISTGGQYKKKGNWKMGRSSSDSASLKKDNDTDSIRSGSRDRSPSPFKSFFHRMGSTGMLNTSKTQSLNTPKTSDSYSLTNGPSLYRSCSTSHLSTYVKADDPSDDIDLQNTSPDKTSPSKQKHNLSEDNLVGSSAKAISCDNIPNKLDGSQNTGSCKKPNFPYAFLRSKLSVLPEENSMASQHRSVSVRQSFSERIDRKSPKFRRERIYLPNSRSEERYQSSDNISVHEESILMNTGLRSNCEFARSSMRSIHDTDINSYQVRRIEDITRRSSMISQKGPFDYDPMLMPRNRNSLPVYEYNTLGSSQDIKPDLASSTQSIHQEVLQTHRLSNYVSSNESGYDSDGRPTDEHINHSPPGYSSNMKTSTNTLNGELNHSTFSRQLSLNHKINMNRAQVPTRRSSTPCALFPVEKNISYENENTNKYKNNESNHHIMVDYNDAKPPPLPKKTINKKIPYIYKTITLDERVQTRKIKLLQSQLVSIDHSSTPNLSESLLNMSEDVIDAQQIHETDILGRGPCTKRFRKIRLLKSRLDESLGVYLAQHRVDFDSGGSNYEIRYIVVKLDFDGIAHRDGRLRIGDEIVNVNGKVLRGLSSLRDVQHIVNSCSTEASIEDGALFQRYQVDLVMAHDEISPITLSRIINNQTSEQTSMHSMSSVPPDIISQTVHKPTSSSQIVIETHFPTEDHYAQSANCSNDYSNEKSESNQKCEVGVQVNNSLLLSNQKSDDEKLLERNCYTQSHPSLQNITNIEISMRSSPTPRHSNSNNYRPISLHSSRPQPLLGLPTCNDNATNEIKENSSHYIKNAQRLYQNRSFESIPEQLRSSSRSRFFNRVGSQRCSPNYSSHVSRHQEYARQENMHSSYNTLHRAEFWKGAGQKSLGFSIVGGTDSPKGQMGIFVKTVFPNGQASDKGTIYEGDEILSVNNVPTRGLSHAGAISLFKQVKEGKIELTLSRRRAPRSRSVEPLGNFRSDGKRD, encoded by the exons ATGCGCCTCTTCCGCGGGCCGAAGCGCAGGGAAGTGACCGGGCCGCAGGGCGCGACGTCTCCGCGCGGAGACCTCGCCGCGCACACCCCGCACAACTACACGCTCGTCACCGCACTCCCCGCAATGGTCATGGAGGACGATGTCAATGATATGAAGAAAG TTTTTACAACATGGGGTCGCCGCATGGGAAAAAAACTCGACATGTTGAAAAAAGCTGATATAAAAGAACCTTCTGAGGAACTAGAAAAAAATGGAAACGTAAACGATGATAGTTCCGTGATAAGTACAGGAGGGCAATATAAAAAGAAAGGAAATTGGAAAATGGGTAGAAGTAGCTCGGACTCTGCATCTTTAAAAAAGGACAATGATACGGACTCTATAAGGAGTGGCTCGAGGGATCGATCACCTAGCCCTTTTAAGTCTTTTTTTCATAGAATGGGTTCAACTGGAATGTTAAACACGTCCAAAACGCAATCTTTGAATACACCTAAAACTTCCGATAGTTATTCTCTAACGAATGGTCCTTCGCTGTATCGCAGTTGTTCTACGTCACACTTATCTACATATGTTAAAGCTGACGATCCTTCTGATGATATAGATCTCCAAAATACAAGTCCTGACAAAACATCTCCTTCTAAACAGAAACATAACCTATCTGAAGATAATTTAGTAGGTTCATCGGCTAAGGCCATTAGTTGTGATAATATTCCTAATAAACTAGATGGGAGCCAGAATACAGGTTCGTGTAAGAAACCCAATTTTCCATACGCCTTTTTACGATCGAAACTATCAGTTTTACCTGAAGAGAATAGTATGGCTTCACAACATAGATCTGTATCCGTCAGACAGAGCTTTTCAGAAAGGATAGACCGCAAATCGCCTAAATTTCGAAGAGAAAGAATATATTTGCCAAATTCTAGATCAGAAGAACGATACCAAAGCAGTGATAATATATCCGTCCATGAAGAAAGCATACTTATGAATACAGGGCTTAGAAGCAATTGCGAATTCGCTAGAAGTTCGATGAGAAGCATCCATGACACGGATATAAACTCATATCAAGTACGGCGTATCGAAGATATTACTCGACGGTCGTCTATGATATCTCAAAAGGGGCCGTTTGATTATGATCCAATGTTAATGCCGAGAAATAGAAATAGTTTGCCggtatatgaatataatacattagGATCTTCACAGGATATTAAACCAGACCTTGCATCTTCAACTCAAAGTATACACCAGGAAGTGCTTCAAACTCACCGTCTCAGCAACTATGTTAGCTCAAACGAATCAGGATACGACAGCGATGGAAGACCGACGGATGAGCATATAAATCATTCTCCTCCGGGCTACTCATCTAATATGAAAACTTCAACTAATACTCTAAATGGAGAATTAAATCACAGTACGTTTTCACGGCAGTTGAGTTTAAATCATAAGATAAACATGAACAGAGCTCAAGTTCCGACTAGAAGAAGTTCTACTCCATGCGCATTGTTTCCTGTTGAGAAAAACATAtcatatgaaaatgaaaatacaaataaatacaagaacAACGAATCAAATCACCACATTATGGTTGATTATAATGACGCTAAACCACCGCCCCTACCAAAGAAAACCATCAATAAAAAGATACCttacatttacaaaacaatCACTTTAGACGAACGAGTGCAAactagaaaaattaaattattgcagTCACAATTGGTATCGATCGATCATTCTTCAACGCCGAATCTTAGTgagagtttattaaatatgtctGAAGACGTAATTGATGCACAACAAATTCATGAAACGGATATTCTAGGTCGAGGTCCTTGTACAAAGAGATTCAGAAAAATAAGACTATTAAAATCAAGACTCGATGAAAGCTTGGGAGTTTATTTGGCACAGCATAGGGTCGATTTCGATAGTGGTGGATCAAATTATGAGATTCGATACATTGTGGTAAAATTGGATTTTGACGGTATAGCTCACAGAGATGGAAGACTTCGGATAGGTGACGAAATAGTTAACGTAAATGGCAAAGTATTGCGGGGGCTCTCTTCCTTACGAGACGTACAACACATAGTGAATTCTTGTTCTACTGAAGCATCGATTGAGGATGGCGCACTATTTCAGAGGTATCAAGTTGACCTTGTAATGGCCCATGACGAAATTTCTCCGATAACATTAAGTCGAATTATAAACAATCAAACTTCTGAACAAACTTCAATGCATTCTATGTCTAGCGTTCCACCGGATATTATATCGCAAACGGTACATAAACCAACATCGTCTAGCCAAATTGTAATAGAAACTCATTTTCCAACCGAAGATCATTACGCACAAAGCGCAAATTGTTCCAATGATTACTCCAACGAAAAGTCAGAGTCAAATCAAAAATGTGAAGTTGGAGTGCAAGTAAACAATAGTCTATtgttatcaaatcaaaaaagTGACGACGAAAAATTATTAGAGCGGAACTGTTATACGCAATCTCATCCGTCTCTGCAAAATATCACAAACATAGAAATTTCAATGAGATCGTCTCCAACTCCAAGACACTCTAATAGCAATAACTATAGACCGATATCGCTGCACAGTTCACGACCCCAACCATTACTTGGCTTACCGACGTGTAACGATAATGCAACGAacgaaattaaagaaaattcttcgcattatattaaaaatgcacAGAGGTTATACCAAAATCGGTCGTTTGAGAGCATACCGGAGCAATTAAGAAGTAGCAGCCGTAGTAGATTCTTCAACAGAGTCGGTTCGCAAAGATGTTCACCTAACTATAGCTCACATGTTTCCCGCCATCAAGAATACGCCAGACAGGAGAACATGCATTCTTCTTATAATACTCTGCATAGAGCTGAATTTTGGAAAGGAGCCGGTCAGAAGAGCCTCGGGTTTAGTATTGTCGGTGGAACTGATTCTCCAAAAGGGCAAATGGGAATATTTGTTAAGACAGTTTTTCCAAACGGTCAAGCGTCGGATAAGGGAACTATCTATgaag GTGACGAGATCTTGTCTGTGAACAACGTTCCAACGCGTGGACTCAGCCACGCTGGTGCAATTTCGTTGTTTAAGCAAGTAAAAGAAGGAAAAATAGAATTGACGCTTTCAAGAAGAAg aGCTCCTAGGTCAAGATCTGTTGAACCTCTTGGTAATTTTCGCAGTGACGGCAAGAGAGATTAA